A genomic region of Eucalyptus grandis isolate ANBG69807.140 chromosome 5, ASM1654582v1, whole genome shotgun sequence contains the following coding sequences:
- the LOC120293361 gene encoding (-)-germacrene D synthase-like isoform X2, with protein sequence MAAPVSAIPSSSPNKGSSRVVERRWADYHPSIWGDYFLAYASPTNSVELKYVGRVEEQIEGLKGEVRKMLTDVVNKPSQVLHLIDQIQRLGIFYHFKREIDEQLEQIHKSYSRLVYRDFKGDHLHMIALIFRLLRQQGYNVSSEVFNKFKDGEGNFRESLITDVQGLLSLYEACHLRCHGDSILEEALLFAITHLESLNESKVSTSLAKQVKHALRQPLHKGLPRLEARRYVPLYQEEPSHDQVLLALAKLDFNLLQEQHQKELGNITRWWKDIDVARKFPFARDRIVELFFWISGAYFEPEFAVARDILTKVIALTSILDDMYDVYGTLEELVILTEAIEKWDVDAMDGLPEYMQAWYKVLLDVYDAVGNEVATKERSYRLTYAKEAMKKQARVYFHEAKWFHTNYTPTLEEYMPLALLTTGYEMLAITSLVGMGDVVTKHAFEWLLGDCKILKASQIICRLMDDIASHQFEQKRGHVASSVELFMKEHDVSEQETEKELRKRVVDAWKDINEAFLRPTAVPMPILMRILNLSRVIHVLYSDGDNYTHSGALLKDHVTSLFISPLPVSHLSRGAQEGTRQDYGGK encoded by the exons ATGGCGGCTCCagtttcagcaattccatcttcttctccgaaCAAAGGATCAAGCCGCGTGGTTGAGCGCCGCTGGGCAGATTATCATCCAAGCATATGGGGCGATTACTTCCTCGCATATGCTTCTCCCACCAACTCCGTG GAGTTAAAGTACGTTGGAAGAGTGGAGGAACAGATTGAGGGATTGAAAGGAGAGGTGAGGAAGATGCTGACTGATGTCGTGAATAAGCCCTCACAAGTGCTGCACTTGATCGATCAAATCCAACGCTTGGGAATTTTCTACCATTTCAAACGTGAAATAGACGAGCAATTAGAACAAATCCATAAAAGTTACTCTCGACTTGTGTACAGAGATTTTAAGGGCGATCACCTTCACATGATCGCTCTTATCTTTCGATTACTACGACAACAAGGTTATAATGTTTCATCAG AGGTTTTTAACAAATTCAAGGATGGCGAAGGGAACTTTAGAGAATCGCTGATCACCGATGTACAAGGACTTCTAAGTCTATATGAAGCTTGCCATTTAAGGTGCCACGGTGATTCTATTTTGGAAGAAGCACTTCTTTTTGCTATTACTCACCTTGAATCGCTCAATGAAAGCAAAGTAAGCACTAGTCTTGCGAAACAAGTGAAGCATGCCCTAAGGCAGCCACTTCACAAGGGGTTGCCAAGGCTTGAGGCAAGGCGTTATGTTCCACTCTACCAAGAGGAGCCTTCACATGACCAAGTCTTGCTTGCCTTGGCTAAATTAGATTTCAACTTACTGCAAGAGCAACACCAGAAGGAACTCGGCAATATTACAAG GTGGTGGAAGGATATAGATGTTGCGAGGAAGTTCCCATTTGCTAGAGACAGGATTGTGGAGTTGTTCTTCTGGATCTCAGGAGCATATTTTGAGCCGGAGTTTGCCGTGGCCAGAGATATACTCACCAAAGTGATCGCTCTAACATCCATTCTTGATGATATGTACGACGTCTACGGCACGTTGGAAGAACTTGTAATCCTCACAGAAGCAATTGAGAA GTGGGATGTTGATGCCATGGATGGACTACCAGAGTATATGCAAGCTTGGTACAAGGTACTTCTCGATGTCTATGATGCAGTAGGGAATGAAGTGGCCACGAAGGAAAGATCGTACCGCCTCACCTATGCGAAAGAAGCC ATGAAGAAGCAAGCAAGAGTGTACTTTCACGAAGCCAAATGGTTCCATACCAACTACACACCAACGCTAGAGGAGTACATGCCCCTTGCATTATTAACAACTGGCTATGAAATGTTAGCAATCACGTCGCTTGTGGGAATGGGCGATGTGGTCACAAAACATGCTTTTGAATGGTTGCTTGGCGACTGCAAGATCTTGAAGGCTTCACAAATCATCTGTCGGCTCATGGATGACATTGCCTCTCACCag TTTGAGCAAAAGAGGGGACACGTAGCATCTTCAGTGGAGTTGTTCATGAAAGAACACGACGTTTCGGAGCAGGAAACCGAAAAGGAATTGCGCAAACGAGTGGTTGATGCATGGAAGGACATTAATGAGGCGTTTCTTCGTCCGACTGCAGTTCCAATGCCAATTCTAATGCGAATTCTCAATCTCTCACGAGTGATTCATGTGTTGTATAGCGATGGAGATAACTACACCCATTCTGGAGCCTTGCTCAAAGATCAcgtgacatctctcttcattaGCCCCTTACCAGTGTCACATCTCTCAAGAGGAGCACAAGAAGGAACTCGGCAAGATTATGG CGGCAAATGA
- the LOC120293361 gene encoding (-)-germacrene D synthase-like isoform X1, with product MAAPVSAIPSSSPNKGSSRVVERRWADYHPSIWGDYFLAYASPTNSVELKYVGRVEEQIEGLKGEVRKMLTDVVNKPSQVLHLIDQIQRLGIFYHFKREIDEQLEQIHKSYSRLVYRDFKGDHLHMIALIFRLLRQQGYNVSSDCIFFPHIGFGCTEVFNKFKDGEGNFRESLITDVQGLLSLYEACHLRCHGDSILEEALLFAITHLESLNESKVSTSLAKQVKHALRQPLHKGLPRLEARRYVPLYQEEPSHDQVLLALAKLDFNLLQEQHQKELGNITRWWKDIDVARKFPFARDRIVELFFWISGAYFEPEFAVARDILTKVIALTSILDDMYDVYGTLEELVILTEAIEKWDVDAMDGLPEYMQAWYKVLLDVYDAVGNEVATKERSYRLTYAKEAMKKQARVYFHEAKWFHTNYTPTLEEYMPLALLTTGYEMLAITSLVGMGDVVTKHAFEWLLGDCKILKASQIICRLMDDIASHQFEQKRGHVASSVELFMKEHDVSEQETEKELRKRVVDAWKDINEAFLRPTAVPMPILMRILNLSRVIHVLYSDGDNYTHSGALLKDHVTSLFISPLPVSHLSRGAQEGTRQDYGGK from the exons ATGGCGGCTCCagtttcagcaattccatcttcttctccgaaCAAAGGATCAAGCCGCGTGGTTGAGCGCCGCTGGGCAGATTATCATCCAAGCATATGGGGCGATTACTTCCTCGCATATGCTTCTCCCACCAACTCCGTG GAGTTAAAGTACGTTGGAAGAGTGGAGGAACAGATTGAGGGATTGAAAGGAGAGGTGAGGAAGATGCTGACTGATGTCGTGAATAAGCCCTCACAAGTGCTGCACTTGATCGATCAAATCCAACGCTTGGGAATTTTCTACCATTTCAAACGTGAAATAGACGAGCAATTAGAACAAATCCATAAAAGTTACTCTCGACTTGTGTACAGAGATTTTAAGGGCGATCACCTTCACATGATCGCTCTTATCTTTCGATTACTACGACAACAAGGTTATAATGTTTCATCAG ACTGCATCTTTTTTCCCCACATTGGTTTTGGTTGCACAGAGGTTTTTAACAAATTCAAGGATGGCGAAGGGAACTTTAGAGAATCGCTGATCACCGATGTACAAGGACTTCTAAGTCTATATGAAGCTTGCCATTTAAGGTGCCACGGTGATTCTATTTTGGAAGAAGCACTTCTTTTTGCTATTACTCACCTTGAATCGCTCAATGAAAGCAAAGTAAGCACTAGTCTTGCGAAACAAGTGAAGCATGCCCTAAGGCAGCCACTTCACAAGGGGTTGCCAAGGCTTGAGGCAAGGCGTTATGTTCCACTCTACCAAGAGGAGCCTTCACATGACCAAGTCTTGCTTGCCTTGGCTAAATTAGATTTCAACTTACTGCAAGAGCAACACCAGAAGGAACTCGGCAATATTACAAG GTGGTGGAAGGATATAGATGTTGCGAGGAAGTTCCCATTTGCTAGAGACAGGATTGTGGAGTTGTTCTTCTGGATCTCAGGAGCATATTTTGAGCCGGAGTTTGCCGTGGCCAGAGATATACTCACCAAAGTGATCGCTCTAACATCCATTCTTGATGATATGTACGACGTCTACGGCACGTTGGAAGAACTTGTAATCCTCACAGAAGCAATTGAGAA GTGGGATGTTGATGCCATGGATGGACTACCAGAGTATATGCAAGCTTGGTACAAGGTACTTCTCGATGTCTATGATGCAGTAGGGAATGAAGTGGCCACGAAGGAAAGATCGTACCGCCTCACCTATGCGAAAGAAGCC ATGAAGAAGCAAGCAAGAGTGTACTTTCACGAAGCCAAATGGTTCCATACCAACTACACACCAACGCTAGAGGAGTACATGCCCCTTGCATTATTAACAACTGGCTATGAAATGTTAGCAATCACGTCGCTTGTGGGAATGGGCGATGTGGTCACAAAACATGCTTTTGAATGGTTGCTTGGCGACTGCAAGATCTTGAAGGCTTCACAAATCATCTGTCGGCTCATGGATGACATTGCCTCTCACCag TTTGAGCAAAAGAGGGGACACGTAGCATCTTCAGTGGAGTTGTTCATGAAAGAACACGACGTTTCGGAGCAGGAAACCGAAAAGGAATTGCGCAAACGAGTGGTTGATGCATGGAAGGACATTAATGAGGCGTTTCTTCGTCCGACTGCAGTTCCAATGCCAATTCTAATGCGAATTCTCAATCTCTCACGAGTGATTCATGTGTTGTATAGCGATGGAGATAACTACACCCATTCTGGAGCCTTGCTCAAAGATCAcgtgacatctctcttcattaGCCCCTTACCAGTGTCACATCTCTCAAGAGGAGCACAAGAAGGAACTCGGCAAGATTATGG CGGCAAATGA